In a genomic window of Nocardia fluminea:
- a CDS encoding TetR/AcrR family transcriptional regulator: MTGTSDGGKRRATYRHGALKPALIEAGTALAREGGPEAIVLREAARRVGVAPNAAYTHFAGRGALVQAVATAALSEMAATMAAEQDALPEIPDPVRAARARFRSVGAGYLRFARAEPGLFRTAFATQEDVSAVAEPAAAGPTGRSGIELLGDALDELVATGTLPAERRPGAEFLAWATVHGLATLAIEGPLRMLDEPQIDHLSGLLLDLIDRGI; encoded by the coding sequence ATGACCGGGACGAGCGACGGCGGAAAACGCCGCGCGACCTATCGGCACGGGGCTTTGAAGCCGGCGCTCATCGAGGCGGGAACGGCGTTGGCGCGCGAGGGTGGACCCGAGGCGATCGTGTTGCGCGAAGCTGCCAGGCGGGTCGGCGTCGCACCGAATGCCGCCTACACGCACTTCGCGGGACGTGGAGCCCTCGTTCAGGCGGTGGCGACAGCGGCACTGTCGGAGATGGCGGCCACGATGGCGGCCGAGCAGGACGCGCTGCCCGAGATTCCCGATCCCGTACGCGCGGCACGGGCTCGATTTCGCAGCGTCGGTGCGGGCTATCTGCGCTTCGCGCGGGCCGAACCCGGTCTGTTCCGAACGGCTTTCGCGACGCAGGAGGATGTCTCGGCGGTCGCCGAACCCGCCGCGGCCGGACCGACCGGGCGGTCGGGGATAGAGCTACTCGGTGACGCGCTCGACGAGCTGGTCGCCACCGGAACCCTGCCTGCCGAGCGCAGGCCGGGCGCGGAGTTCTTGGCGTGGGCGACGGTGCACGGCTTGGCGACCCTGGCCATCGAAGGGCCGCTGCGGATGCTCGACGAACCGCAGATCGACCACCTGTCCGGACTGCTCCTCGACCTGATCGACCGCGGAATCTGA
- a CDS encoding DUF998 domain-containing protein, with product MKTDKMLAAGLVAVPLFFVTALTQAFTKDGFDITRHMISQLATGPLGWIQTANFIVTGALFAMVALGLRRRMTEGIGRVWAPRSVGVFAAGLIGAGLFACDPIAGYPVGAAEVMTWHGTLHGVASGVAGLALLAFDIIVFRRLRAQGNTTAAPASLVAFVVFLVGPFTIPGLMSVTFAAASFLAWGWVAVFAAGLRAAPVSAPRAHAELVAH from the coding sequence ATGAAGACCGACAAGATGCTCGCCGCAGGGCTTGTTGCCGTCCCGCTGTTCTTCGTGACCGCGCTGACCCAGGCATTCACCAAGGACGGGTTCGACATCACCCGGCACATGATCAGCCAGCTCGCCACCGGACCGCTCGGCTGGATCCAGACGGCGAACTTCATCGTCACCGGTGCGCTGTTCGCGATGGTGGCGCTGGGGCTGCGTCGGCGGATGACCGAGGGGATCGGCCGGGTGTGGGCGCCGAGGTCGGTCGGCGTTTTCGCGGCGGGCCTGATCGGCGCCGGGCTGTTCGCCTGCGATCCGATCGCCGGCTACCCGGTAGGCGCGGCCGAGGTCATGACCTGGCACGGGACGCTGCACGGGGTTGCCTCGGGTGTCGCCGGGCTCGCGTTGCTCGCCTTCGACATCATCGTGTTCCGGCGGCTGCGGGCCCAGGGCAACACCACCGCCGCCCCGGCGAGTCTGGTCGCGTTCGTGGTGTTCCTGGTGGGGCCCTTCACGATTCCCGGCCTGATGAGCGTCACTTTCGCCGCCGCCTCGTTCCTCGCGTGGGGCTGGGTCGCCGTGTTCGCCGCGGGCCTGCGCGCCGCCCCGGTATCCGCGCCGCGTGCGCACGCCGAGCTCGTCGCTCACTGA